One Ochotona princeps isolate mOchPri1 chromosome Y, mOchPri1.hap1, whole genome shotgun sequence genomic window, GGATCCATTCCTGGGAGTGCATGTACCAGGGAAACTATGAACTCCCCTCTTGGGAGTTGCAGTTCCCTGCAGGGAGCATGAGGTGCAGGGAGCATGAGGTGCAGGGTTTCACTCGTGAATTGCTACACAGGCAGTAACACCTACCGGCCTAAATTTGGCCTGGATATTGATGTCATAGGACAATCTGGGCTCTATAACTCATTGATGTGGTGTAAGTCAAGAGGGATACAGGACAACTGGACCAATATGCTCtaaaaattctaaatatatataaaagcacACACATGCGCATACACACATATCATGAACATCAGAATAAAAAAACTCttaaccatggggaaaatcacaagatctgCTTCTGATCATTAAAAGCATGTGCAAAAGCTGGACCTCCTCGGTTCCTATGGCCTGTGAAGTGGACACCATGCTCAGCAGCACAAAGCCGACAGTAAAGATCATTGATGTCTGCCAGGACATCTAGTAGAATGGCAGGTGAGGGAAGGCAGAAGAAACTGAACAACTCGCCTGGCCAAGcttgacagcaagtgtctgggacACGTGGCGCCTGTAAGCTGGATTATGTCACTCAATGGGCTcttgaaggatttcctcaaccttggagcaatgaaaccaacagtaTCTCAGAACTGTGGAAAACATTTaggcagtacccttggaacatgctccatatcagggacTCTAGGATGACATCCAGGGACAGCCACAGCAACATAGATACTGATGTGCTTCAGCCAAAGGGAACAACCTTATCCCAACTTCACGCtagatacaagaaaaaaatggaaacaactggCTCATGCACTTTTCTCTATTGGGCGACCCTTCCCACCTGATCAGTGTCTGCATGAGCGTGAATGTATTCCTTTCCCATTTGTAAGCATCTTCAGAAACCTTTAAatgctgaaaaaagaaaataaagatccaACATGGAAATTATCATATTTTCTTACCAGaatcagaaatacaaaaaatGAGGAACAGACAAACACAGTTCACAGTATTTATTGCTTCCTCAGTGCTATACTGAGTTAATATAACTGTGTGCAAGTATCTTTATCACCTCTGTATTTTCTTTCGAAAGTTTGTTGTGACAATGATGCATATTCCTCTTTAGAGTATTTTTCAGATGAATACATTTCCAACACATTCAATCCAAAATCTTGAAGTCCTCTGAAAGACACAAATACATAAGGCCATGCCATTTCCCAAAACACCAAACTTGTTTCACCTGCTCAAGGGCATGCATAAGAAGCTCTACAGTCCTCATGTGAGAGAACGGTACATTACTGCTCCCACCATAGATCAACTGTCTATATTAACTCAGACATTTAATTAGCCCCAGAAAATAAGAGATAAATGCTATAGAAATCTAAATTCAACAGGCACTTTTAAGGGACAGGTCATGACTATTTGCAGAAACAGTGACAAATAGCTCATGCTGAAACAAAAATACAACTTGATGCTGTGGAGATGATAGCCTGGGTGGCCTGGTTTCCATGAATGCAGCAAAGTGAACCTAAACAGCCATATTCAGCCCTATTACCTAGTTTATCACTGTGTGTTATTGTCCTCAGCTCTGGCTTTCCTTATCAAATGTCTGCAGTAACTGTTTCAAGATAATAGAGAAGATAGAGAAATGAGGACCTCGACGGCCCGAAGGACCTGTTATGTCAAACCCTTTAATCCTTTAATTTTAACTCCTCTGTTTGGATTTATGACAAATTCTTCAGCCTCAACTCCTCAGCTACTCACCAGCCTTCTCCATGCTGTCTCTGGAATGTTGGGCCCCATAGTAGTATGGTAAGGGGTTGAGCCAAATGTCCTTGCAGATGATCTGGCAGGAGATAGGAACAAGTTAGTGTACTGCAGGTTTCCATTACTTCATGACTAGGAATTCACCAAAATGACTTCTGATCTCCTCAACTGAGCACCCACCTCAGCAATCCTGGTAGAACCCACAAAGGTGTGGTCTGCAAGCCAGTTGAAGATACTGAGACTGTTGTTATAATGTCTAATGCTGCGCGCCTCATGTCTGTAATTGTGCAGCCACTTAATTGGAGTGGAATGATATGCTGCATATCCTACTGgaagagaacagacagagagtgagatcacactggccaggacttgaacctcaTGTCCAACACTCAATCTCTGAGAAACTTCTCACCATGGTTGTTGGTCAgatattccttaacaatcactTTATTGGAGAAGTAGGGGTTGATCCCAAAGAATAACATGATCTTGTGGCATTCACTGGGATTCCCCAGTTTTTCTACCTGCATAGATAAAGACAGAATGCTAATGTTTCCCAAAATTTCATAGTCATGATCTGAAAAGATCAATTACCTCACAGTGTCTTTTATAGCACACCAGCAGAGAATCCCTGAACTCACCTGTAAATTGATCATGTAGCTAAGGATGTCTTCATCTTTGTCACGGACCATGGCAGACATCTGTGGATGATTCACAAACTGCCTATGTGAAGGAGCTTTAAGATTGTAAAAACTTTCTGAATGAGCATGTTGTCTGTGTGTGCATTACTGTTTTAGTGTGTAGAGAATTCCTTCCATCATTCTGTAATCTTTCTCCGCATTTATTCTAAAACTCTCAGTGCCTATCACAAAGTCAACATGCCTTTCCAGTCCTCTCAAGCACAGAATTAAAAGTCCTGACAAAAGAAGTGCACTTTCCTAATATCTGGGATTTTCACATCACTACATTTCCACAAGGCTCACACTGTGCATGCCTACACTct contains:
- the LOC131478774 gene encoding testis-specific Y-encoded protein 9-like; this translates as MDMQPVNSEAARAHERLRKNMMLRRKVLQERRAMIIQEMPGFWARVFVNHPQMSAMVRDKDEDILSYMINLQVKKLGNPSECHKIMLFFGINPYFSNKVIVKEYLTNNHGYAAYHSTPIKWLHNYRHEARSIRHYNNSLSIFNWLADHTFVGSTRIAEIICKDIWLNPLPYYYGAQHSRDSMEKAEDFKILD